A stretch of Arachis hypogaea cultivar Tifrunner chromosome 15, arahy.Tifrunner.gnm2.J5K5, whole genome shotgun sequence DNA encodes these proteins:
- the LOC112751848 gene encoding uncharacterized protein yields MDTMACNKGQHVRKAKKKQVKDELDRLKQAEKKKRRLEKALATSAAIISELEKKKQKKKEEQQRLDEEGAAIAEAVALHVLLGEDSEDSCKVVINDETCKTWNCDRNLDIFVGGERACFPHLYGGTWSVETRGWVTDAYRYGCKWGAAENGGWTFSSEPLGRNAHEKPLYEDATGWGRAGFSADLIAAQAVSSLQIAEADEERIIF; encoded by the coding sequence ATGGATACCATGGCATGTAATAAAGGGCAACATGTGAGGAAGGCCAAGAAGAAGCAGGTGAAAGACGAGTTGGATCGTCTCAAGCAGGCTGAGAAGAAAAAAAGGCGCTTGGAGAAAGCTCTCGCGACGTCTGCCGCCATCATTTCCGAATTGGAGAAGaagaaacagaagaagaaagaggaacaacaaagactaGATGAGGAGGGCGCTGCAATTGCCGAGGCCGTTGCTCTGCATGTTCTGCTCGGTGAAGACTCGGAGGATTCGTGCAAGGTTGTTATCAACGATGAAACATGCAAGACCTGGAACTGCGATCGTAATCTTGACATCTTCGTGGGTGGAGAGAGAGCTTGCTTCCCTCATCTATACGGCGGCACATGGTCTGTGGAAACAAGGGGTTGGGTCACTGATGCATACAGATATGGTTGCAAGTGGGGAGCTGCTGAAAATGGAGGGTGGACATTTTCATCAGAGCCTCTCGGGaggaatgcacatgaaaaaccaCTATATGAAGATGCAACAGGATGGGGGCGTGCCGGTTTCTCCGCTGATCTTATCGCCGCACAAGCAGTTTCGTCACTGCAGATTGCTGAGGCTGATGAGGAAAGGATTATCTTCTGA
- the LOC112751849 gene encoding septum site-determining protein minD homolog, chloroplastic: MLSLHRLPGVPTAKPPLFPSTSTFTHPPRRPTFLFPQSKTLPKPPKFHKSPTALLQWNRKPQLSGETPRVVVVTSGKGGVGKTTTTANIGLSLARLDFSVVAIDADVGLRNLDLLLGLENRVNYTALEVLNGDCRLDQALVRDKRWSNFELLCISKPRSKLPLGFGGKALIWLVDALKSRTEGCPDFILIDCPAGIDAGFITAITPANEAILITTPDITALRDADRVTGLLECDGIRDIKMIVNRVRTDMIKGEDMMSVLDVQEMLGLPLLGAIPEDSEVIRSTNRGYPLVLNKPPTLAGLAFEQAAWRLVEQDTMQAVMVEEEPKRGFFSFFGG, encoded by the coding sequence ATGCTCTCTCTCCACCGTCTCCCCGGCGTCCCCACCGCCAAACCACCACTTTTTCCGTCTACCTCAACCTTCACCCACCCACCACGACGACCTACATTCCTCTTCCCCCAATCCAAAACCCTACCAAAACCCCCAAAATTCCACAAATCCCCCACCGCCCTCCTCCAGTGGAACCGCAAACCCCAGCTCTCCGGCGAAACCCCCCGCGTAGTCGTCGTCACCTCCGGAAAAGGCGGCGTCGGTAAGACCACAACCACCGCCAACATCGGCCTCTCCCTCGCCAGACTCGACTTCTCCGTCGTCGCCATCGACGCCGACGTCGGCCTCCGCAACCTCGACCTCCTCTTAGGCCTCGAGAATCGCGTGAACTACACCGCCCTCGAGGTTCTCAACGGCGATTGCAGGCTCGACCAGGCTCTCGTCAGGGACAAGCGTTGGTCCAACTTTGAATTGCTCTGCATTTCAAAGCCTAGGTCAAAATTGCCCCTAGGGTTTGGAGGAAAAGCCCTAATTTGGCTCGTCGATGCTCTCAAATCGCGCACAGAAGGTTGCCCTGACTTCATCCTCATTGATTGCCCCGCCGGCATCGACGCTGGATTCATCACCGCCATAACGCCGGCGAACGAGGCAATTCTGATAACCACACCAGATATAACTGCCCTTAGAGATGCTGATAGGGTTACTGGTTTGCTTGAATGTGATGGAATTAGGGACATAAAGATGATTGTGAATAGAGTCAGGACAGATATGATTAAGGGTGAGGACATGATGTCTGTTCTTGATGTACAAGAAATGCTAGGGTTGCCGCTGCTCGGAGCGATTCCGGAGGATTCGGAGGTTATAAGGAGTACCAATAGAGGGTACCCTTTGGTTCTGAATAAGCCTCCAACATTGGCAGGGTTGGCATTTGAGCAAGCAGCTTGGAGGCTTGTGGAGCAAGATACAATGCAAGCTGTCATGGTTGAGGAGGAGCCAAAGCGtggctttttctccttctttggtGGCTAA
- the LOC112751851 gene encoding beta-carotene hydroxylase 2, chloroplastic isoform X1, with protein MAAGLSAAIAWKPLLRPHHHHHHKHQSFNPHTPTPASFFRTHQKPATIKFTTCVLMEDPKKTASSHVAESEKDEEETVVVYPQLVPPRVAERLARKKSERLTYLITAMMSSFGITSMAVFAVYYRFAWQFEGGEIPLSEMFGTFALSVGAAVGMEFWARWAHRALWHASLWHMHESHHRPRDGPFELNDVFAIINAVPAIALLSFGFFHKGLIPGLCFGAGLGITVFGMAYMFVHDGLVHRRFPVGPIANVPYFRRVAAAHKLHHSDKFNGVPYGLFLGPKEIEEVGGLEELEKEISRRTKSYNNNNNNNNNNNNSS; from the exons ATGGCGGCAGGACTCTCCGCCGCAATTGCCTGGAAGCCCCTCCTCCGacctcaccaccaccaccaccacaaacaCCAATCCTTCAATCCTCACACTCCAACGCCTGCTTCCTTCTTCAGAACACACCAGAAGCCCGCAACTATAAAGTTCACTACCTGTGTTCTCATGGAAGACCCCAAGAAAACCGCCAGCAGCCACGTGGCGGAAAGCGAAAAGGACGAAGAAGAAACCGTTGTGGTTTATCCTCAGCTGGTTCCGCCACGTGTCGCGGAGAGATTGGCCAGGAAGAAGTCTGAGAGATTAACGTACCTCATTACCGCCATGATGTCTAGCTTTGGCATCACTTCCATGGCGGTCTTCGCTGTTTATTATAGATTCGCATGGCAATTTGAG GGTGGAGAAATTCCATTGTCTGAAATGTTTGGCACATTTGCTCTCTCCGTTGGTGCTGCT GTGGGTATGGAATTTTGGGCTAGATGGGCACACAGAGCTCTCTGGCATGCTTCTTTGTGGCACATGCATGag TCCCACCATAGACCAAGAGATGGACCCTTCGAATTGAACGATGTGTTTGCAATAATAAACGCTGTTCCTGCCATTGCTCTTCTCTCCTTCGGTTTCTTCCACAAAGGACTAATCCCTGGCCTCTGCTTTGGTGCt GGTCTTGGAATCACAGTGTTTGGAATGGCTTACATGTTTGTGCACGATGGCTTAGTTCATAGGAGATTCCCTGTAGGTCCCATTGCCAATGTTCCCTACTTCAGAAGAGTTGCTGCTGCTCACAAA ctTCACCATTCGGACAAATTCAATGGGGTGCCATATGGCCTCTTTTTGGGACCAAAG GAAATTGAAGAAGTGGGAGGGTTAGAAGAGCTTGAGAAAGAGATTAGTAGGAGAACAAaatcttataataataataataataataataataataataataatagttcatGA
- the LOC112751851 gene encoding beta-carotene hydroxylase 2, chloroplastic isoform X2, whose protein sequence is MAAGLSAAIAWKPLLRPHHHHHHKHQSFNPHTPTPASFFRTHQKPATIKFTTCVLMEDPKKTASSHVAESEKDEEETVVVYPQLVPPRVAERLARKKSERLTYLITAMMSSFGITSMAVFAVYYRFAWQFEGGEIPLSEMFGTFALSVGAAVGMEFWARWAHRALWHASLWHMHESHHRPRDGPFELNDVFAIINAVPAIALLSFGFFHKGLIPGLCFGAGLGITVFGMAYMFVHDGLVHRRFPVGPIANVPYFRRVAAAHKEIEEVGGLEELEKEISRRTKSYNNNNNNNNNNNNSS, encoded by the exons ATGGCGGCAGGACTCTCCGCCGCAATTGCCTGGAAGCCCCTCCTCCGacctcaccaccaccaccaccacaaacaCCAATCCTTCAATCCTCACACTCCAACGCCTGCTTCCTTCTTCAGAACACACCAGAAGCCCGCAACTATAAAGTTCACTACCTGTGTTCTCATGGAAGACCCCAAGAAAACCGCCAGCAGCCACGTGGCGGAAAGCGAAAAGGACGAAGAAGAAACCGTTGTGGTTTATCCTCAGCTGGTTCCGCCACGTGTCGCGGAGAGATTGGCCAGGAAGAAGTCTGAGAGATTAACGTACCTCATTACCGCCATGATGTCTAGCTTTGGCATCACTTCCATGGCGGTCTTCGCTGTTTATTATAGATTCGCATGGCAATTTGAG GGTGGAGAAATTCCATTGTCTGAAATGTTTGGCACATTTGCTCTCTCCGTTGGTGCTGCT GTGGGTATGGAATTTTGGGCTAGATGGGCACACAGAGCTCTCTGGCATGCTTCTTTGTGGCACATGCATGag TCCCACCATAGACCAAGAGATGGACCCTTCGAATTGAACGATGTGTTTGCAATAATAAACGCTGTTCCTGCCATTGCTCTTCTCTCCTTCGGTTTCTTCCACAAAGGACTAATCCCTGGCCTCTGCTTTGGTGCt GGTCTTGGAATCACAGTGTTTGGAATGGCTTACATGTTTGTGCACGATGGCTTAGTTCATAGGAGATTCCCTGTAGGTCCCATTGCCAATGTTCCCTACTTCAGAAGAGTTGCTGCTGCTCACAAA GAAATTGAAGAAGTGGGAGGGTTAGAAGAGCTTGAGAAAGAGATTAGTAGGAGAACAAaatcttataataataataataataataataataataataataatagttcatGA